Proteins encoded together in one Hevea brasiliensis isolate MT/VB/25A 57/8 chromosome 16, ASM3005281v1, whole genome shotgun sequence window:
- the LOC110666327 gene encoding tubulin beta-2 chain, with product MREILHVQGGQCGNQIGAKFWEVVCAEHGIDSTGRYQGDSDLQLERINVYYNEASCGRFVPRAVLMDLEPGTMDSIRSGTYGQIFRPDNFVFGQSGAGNNWAKGHYTEGAELIDSVLDVVRKEAENCDCLQGFQVCHSLGGGTGSGMGTLLISKIREEYPDRMMMTFSVFPSPKVSDTVVEPYNATLSVHQLVENADECMVLDNEALYDICFRTLKLTTPSFGDLNHLISATMSGVTCCLRFPGQLNSDLRKLAVNLIPFPRLHFFMVGFAPLTSRGSQQYRALTVPELTQQMWDAKNMMCAADPRHGRYLTASAMFRGKMSTKEVDEQMLNVQNKNSSYFVEWIPNNVKSTVCDIPPTGFKMAATFIGNSTSIQEMFRRVSEQFTAMFRRKAFLHWYTGEGMDEMEFTEAESNMNDLVSEYQQYQDATADEEGYEDEEGEYQEQYE from the exons ATGCGTGAGATCCTTCACGTTCAAGGGGGGCAATGCGGCAACCAAATCGGAGCCAAGTTCTGGGAAGTTGTATGCGCCGAGCACGGCATAGATTCTACTGGTCGCTACCAAGGCGATTCAGATCTTCAACTTGAAAGAATCAATGTCTACTACAATGAGGCCAGTTGCGGTCGCTTTGTCCCTCGTGCTGTACTCATGGATTTGGAACCCGGTACCATGGACAGCATCAGATCTGGAACTTATGGTCAGATTTTTAGGCCTGATAACTTCGTCTTCGGCCAGTCTGGTGCTGGTAATAACTGGGCCAAAGGACACTACACTGAAGGTGCAGAGCTTATTGATTCTGTTCTTGATGTCGTTCGAAAGGAGGCTGAGAATTGTGACTGCCTGCAAG GGTTCCAGGTGTGCCATTCTCTTGGAGGTGGTACCGGATCTGGAATGGGGACGCTCTTGATTTCCAAAATTAGGGAAGAGTACCCAGATAGGATGATGATGACTTTCTCTGTGTTCCCATCTCCCAAGGTCTCTGATACAGTTGTGGAGCCTTACAATGCCACTTTGTCTGTCCATCAGCTTGTGGAAAATGCAGATGAGTGCATGGTTCTTGACAATGAGGCCTTGTATGACATTTGCTTCCGGACACTGAAGCTCACCACTCCCAGTT TCGGTGACTTGAATCACTTGATATCTGCAACCATGTCTGGAGTTACATGCTGCTTGAGGTTCCCTGGCCAGTTGAACTCAGATCTCAGAAAGCTTGCAGTGAACCTCATTCCATTCCCACGTCTTCACTTCTTCATGGTGGGTTTTGCCCCTCTTACTTCGCGTGGGTCACAGCAGTACCGAGCTCTAACTGTTCCTGAGCTCACTCAGCAAATGTGGGATGCAAAGAACATGATGTGCGCAGCTGACCCAAGACATGGTCGTTATTTGACAGCCTCAGCTATGTTCCGTGGCAAGATGAGTACAAAGGAAGTTGATGAGCAGATGCTGAATGTGCAGAACAAGAACTCTTCGTACTTTGTGGAGTGGATTCCAAACAATGTGAAATCAACTGTTTGTGATATCCCGCCTACAGGTTTTAAGATGGCAGCCACATTTATTGGCAATTCCACATCCATACAGGAGATGTTTAGGCGTGTGAGCGAGCAATTCACAGCCATGTTTAGGAGGAAGGCTTTCTTGCATTGGTATACTGGGGAAGGGATGGATGAGATGGAGTTCACCGAGGCTGAGAGCAACATGAATGATCTGGTTTCAGAGTATCAGCAATACCAAGATGCAACAGCAGATGAAGAAGGCTATGAGGATGAGGAGGGAGAATATCAGGAACAATACGAGTAG